One segment of Pontibacter akesuensis DNA contains the following:
- a CDS encoding NADH-quinone oxidoreductase subunit N → MSQNDFLHLMPLLILTFSVLIIMLVIAAWRNHKIIYAITAVTFVAAFLSLFEIRAGAPYHIEPLLVVDGFGVFYMGLILATALLISMLSYAYFEQREEQKEEYYILLLLSTLGACTLVISTHFASLFLGLEVLSVALYTLISYLRTRERSDEAGIKYLILAAFSSAFLLFGMALVYFSTGSMNFQGIAVAMAASQELPLLLLTGFGLMIIGVGFKLSLVPFHMWTPDVYEGAPAPVSAFIATVSKGGMLGLLIRFFMEVDGFRYPTLMLIFTIVAIASMFAGNLLALFQKNVKRILAYSSISHLGYLLVAFLAGNQMGVEAVTFYLVAYFITTVGAFGTVAMLSGKERDAELLIDYRGLLWRRPWAATVLTAMLLSLAGIPLTAGFVGKFYLLAAGVNNQMWLLVVMLVINSVIGLYYYIKIIAVMFQQTEEDMEPRQRLRPSIYLASVGTLAVLVFLLIGIGIYPTYLLNIISAMLQPLEVLGIR, encoded by the coding sequence ATGAGCCAGAACGATTTTCTTCACCTGATGCCGCTGCTCATCCTGACCTTTTCTGTGCTGATCATCATGCTGGTAATTGCGGCGTGGCGCAACCACAAGATCATTTATGCTATCACGGCTGTTACTTTTGTCGCCGCCTTTCTTTCGCTTTTCGAGATACGGGCTGGAGCGCCGTACCACATCGAGCCGCTGCTGGTGGTTGATGGTTTTGGGGTATTTTATATGGGCCTGATACTGGCGACGGCGCTGCTCATCAGCATGCTGTCTTATGCCTACTTCGAGCAGCGCGAAGAGCAGAAGGAGGAGTATTACATCCTGTTGCTTCTGTCCACGCTCGGGGCCTGCACGCTGGTCATCAGTACACATTTTGCCTCCCTGTTCCTGGGGCTGGAGGTGTTGAGCGTGGCGCTCTACACCCTTATCTCCTACCTCCGTACCCGAGAGCGCTCCGACGAAGCTGGTATTAAATACCTCATTCTGGCTGCTTTCTCTTCTGCTTTCTTACTTTTTGGAATGGCGCTGGTGTACTTCAGCACCGGTAGCATGAACTTCCAGGGAATTGCTGTGGCCATGGCTGCTTCCCAGGAACTACCGCTCCTGCTGCTCACTGGCTTCGGACTTATGATTATCGGCGTCGGGTTTAAGTTGAGCCTCGTGCCGTTCCATATGTGGACGCCGGATGTGTATGAGGGGGCCCCTGCCCCGGTATCTGCTTTTATTGCCACAGTATCAAAAGGCGGTATGCTGGGCCTGCTTATTCGCTTTTTTATGGAAGTAGACGGCTTCCGGTACCCTACCCTGATGCTCATATTCACTATTGTCGCCATTGCCTCCATGTTTGCAGGCAACCTACTGGCGCTGTTCCAGAAGAACGTGAAGCGCATCCTCGCTTACTCCTCCATCTCGCATTTGGGTTATTTGCTGGTGGCTTTCCTGGCGGGAAACCAGATGGGCGTGGAAGCGGTGACATTTTATTTGGTAGCTTATTTCATCACCACTGTTGGGGCATTCGGAACCGTCGCGATGCTGTCAGGCAAGGAGCGTGATGCGGAGCTGTTGATTGACTACCGTGGCTTGCTCTGGCGCCGCCCCTGGGCCGCAACCGTGCTGACGGCTATGTTGCTCTCCTTGGCTGGTATTCCGCTCACGGCTGGGTTTGTAGGCAAGTTCTATCTTTTAGCAGCGGGCGTGAATAATCAAATGTGGCTGCTTGTGGTGATGCTGGTGATTAACAGCGTGATTGGCCTGTACTATTATATAAAAATAATTGCCGTGATGTTTCAGCAGACAGAGGAGGATATGGAGCCACGGCAGCGGTTGCGCCCCTCTATCTACCTGGCCAGTGTGGGCACACTGGCAGTATTAGTATTCCTGCTCATCGGCATCGGCATCTACCCCACCTACCTGTTGAACATAATTAGCGCTATGCTTCAACCTCTGGAAGTTCTAGGTATCCGTTAG
- the nuoM gene encoding NADH-quinone oxidoreductase subunit M — protein sequence MILLWLIVILMAGGLLAWLSKKWHPVLPRWISLCTILADFILAMYIWLTIPAATLGASPWLMQLHIPWIPQWGVNFILALDGLSLLMLLLTFFLGLLAVLVSWREIQNKSGFFHFNLLWALAGITGVFLTLDLFLFYFFWEVMLIPMYFLIGIWGHENRNYAAYKFFIFTQASGLLMLLSILAFYFIHGSQTGTYTFNYFELLNTPLAMGTGRLLMFGFLAAFLVKLPVVPFHSWLPDAHSQAPTAGSIILAGLLLKTGAYGLLRFVLPLFPAAAVEIAPWAMLLGVVGIIYGAILAYSQTDFKRLVAYTSVSHMGFVILGVFAFNELALQGVVMQLIAHGLSTGALFIIAGLLYERLHTRDIQLMGGFWSKAPKLGVFAMVFVMASLGLPGLGNFIAEFLTLVGSWQANNWLTVFATIGLVMATAYSLRIMQKVFFEPAPAEQPLPDLNPREMLIAAPMVVMILWLGLYPQPVLDLAQPSINAQLQAYKAPPAEEKDAAIVAALQTEKSANVYQQILMQLDK from the coding sequence ATGATACTCCTCTGGCTAATCGTAATCCTGATGGCTGGTGGACTGCTGGCCTGGCTCTCCAAGAAGTGGCACCCGGTGCTGCCCCGTTGGATTTCCCTCTGCACTATACTGGCTGATTTTATACTTGCCATGTATATATGGCTGACCATTCCAGCCGCTACGTTGGGGGCCTCGCCCTGGCTTATGCAGCTTCACATCCCCTGGATTCCGCAGTGGGGCGTGAATTTCATACTGGCACTCGATGGGTTAAGCCTGCTCATGCTGTTGCTCACGTTCTTTCTAGGCCTGCTGGCGGTGCTGGTGTCGTGGCGCGAGATACAAAACAAATCCGGCTTCTTTCACTTCAACCTGCTGTGGGCTTTAGCGGGTATCACCGGTGTGTTCCTCACCCTCGACCTGTTCCTGTTTTACTTTTTCTGGGAGGTGATGCTCATCCCAATGTACTTCCTGATTGGCATCTGGGGCCACGAAAACCGCAACTACGCCGCCTACAAGTTTTTTATCTTCACCCAAGCCAGCGGCTTGCTCATGCTCCTGTCCATCCTTGCATTTTACTTCATACACGGCAGCCAGACAGGCACCTATACTTTTAACTATTTCGAACTGCTCAACACGCCCCTGGCAATGGGCACAGGTCGTTTGCTGATGTTCGGTTTTCTGGCGGCTTTCCTGGTGAAACTGCCGGTGGTGCCGTTCCACTCCTGGCTCCCCGATGCCCACTCCCAGGCACCCACAGCGGGCAGCATTATTCTGGCTGGCTTGCTTTTAAAAACCGGTGCCTACGGCTTGCTGCGTTTTGTGCTGCCGCTCTTTCCGGCCGCTGCCGTGGAGATTGCACCCTGGGCAATGCTGCTTGGAGTAGTAGGTATCATATATGGAGCCATCCTCGCCTACTCCCAAACCGACTTCAAACGCCTAGTGGCTTATACCAGTGTGAGTCATATGGGCTTCGTGATTTTGGGAGTCTTTGCCTTCAACGAGCTGGCGCTGCAGGGTGTGGTGATGCAGCTGATTGCCCACGGCCTTAGCACTGGTGCCCTCTTCATCATTGCAGGTCTGCTGTACGAGCGCCTGCATACCCGCGACATACAGTTGATGGGCGGCTTTTGGTCGAAGGCGCCGAAACTGGGTGTGTTTGCAATGGTTTTCGTGATGGCTTCGCTGGGACTTCCAGGATTAGGCAATTTTATAGCCGAGTTCCTGACACTGGTGGGCTCCTGGCAGGCGAATAACTGGCTCACCGTCTTTGCGACAATCGGACTGGTGATGGCAACGGCGTATTCACTGCGCATCATGCAGAAAGTGTTTTTTGAGCCTGCCCCGGCAGAGCAGCCACTCCCCGACCTGAACCCACGCGAGATGCTGATTGCTGCCCCAATGGTCGTGATGATTCTCTGGCTTGGCCTCTACCCCCAGCCTGTCTTGGACTTGGCCCAACCAAGTATAAACGCGCAACTGCAAGCATATAAAGCACCTCCGGCAGAGGAGAAAGACGCAGCCATTGTAGCCGCCTTACAAACCGAAAAATCGGCTAATGTATACCAACAGATTTTGATGCAGTTAGACAAGTAA
- the nuoL gene encoding NADH-quinone oxidoreductase subunit L: MENLLWLIPALPFLGALLLILFGSRLSRMLVAILGVGSVGISALITILLGVEFLSERPAFYHQEVWQWFSVAGFTPSIAFHLDALSMVFIFVITFVGFLIHIYSTAYMAEDADFSRFFACMNLFVGSMLMLVMADNLLLLYLGWEGVGLCSYLLIGFWYKEPAKGYAARKAFIITRVGDTAMAIGLFMLFQAFGTLHIQTILAEAPEAWAVGSQMALIVALLLLGGAVGKSGQLPLQTWLPDAMAGPTPVSALIHAATMVTAGVYLIARMFVIFELSPLAQFLVAVIGAVTLLIAGFSALTQYDLKRVLAYSTISQIGYMFLALGVGAWSAGIFHFMIHAFFKALLFLCAGAIILALHHEQDMRKMGGLRDKMPVVFWTFLIGAASLAALPIITAGFYSKDQILWYALAGENGNIWLYIAGLAGAFITSIYTFRMVFLTFYGESKTHVGHLPGKPITIPLIILAILSVVGGFIELPHNFGHVVLFSELLAPVLPGITANEMLAANEWVFQVLAALVSLGGIFIAYLFYLKSPSLLQSIKRSDTAMALHRFWHSGWGFDALYDALLVRPYVFLSTLNKRDIIDSFYTGLARMAEGFHVMLSATQNGVLRNYVMGIVVGAIMILTLSLLL, from the coding sequence ATGGAAAACTTGCTCTGGTTAATTCCCGCTTTGCCTTTTCTCGGCGCACTGCTCCTGATACTCTTTGGTAGCCGATTGTCGCGGATGCTGGTGGCTATACTCGGTGTGGGCAGTGTGGGCATTTCTGCGCTCATCACCATACTTTTGGGTGTAGAGTTTCTTTCTGAAAGACCTGCTTTTTACCACCAGGAAGTATGGCAGTGGTTCAGCGTGGCGGGATTTACTCCTTCTATTGCCTTTCACCTCGATGCGCTGTCGATGGTGTTCATCTTCGTCATCACCTTCGTTGGCTTTCTCATCCATATATATTCCACTGCTTACATGGCCGAGGACGCCGATTTCTCCCGCTTCTTTGCCTGTATGAATCTGTTTGTGGGCTCCATGCTGATGCTGGTGATGGCCGATAACCTGCTGCTTTTATACCTCGGCTGGGAAGGTGTAGGCTTGTGCAGCTACCTGCTCATCGGCTTCTGGTACAAGGAGCCTGCAAAAGGTTACGCTGCCCGGAAAGCCTTTATCATCACCCGCGTCGGAGATACGGCCATGGCCATCGGACTCTTCATGCTATTCCAGGCGTTCGGCACGCTCCATATCCAAACCATACTTGCCGAAGCGCCCGAAGCCTGGGCCGTTGGTTCACAGATGGCGCTCATCGTGGCACTGCTGCTGTTGGGCGGAGCCGTGGGCAAATCAGGGCAGTTGCCGTTGCAGACTTGGCTACCGGATGCCATGGCCGGCCCTACGCCTGTTTCCGCGCTTATTCACGCCGCTACCATGGTGACGGCTGGTGTTTACCTCATCGCTCGCATGTTCGTTATTTTTGAGCTTTCTCCGCTCGCGCAGTTCCTGGTGGCTGTTATCGGAGCTGTCACCTTGCTCATTGCTGGTTTCTCCGCCCTCACCCAGTATGATTTGAAGCGGGTACTCGCCTACTCCACCATCAGCCAGATTGGTTATATGTTCCTTGCCTTGGGTGTGGGTGCCTGGTCGGCGGGTATTTTCCATTTTATGATTCATGCTTTCTTTAAGGCGCTGCTTTTCCTTTGTGCTGGCGCTATTATCCTGGCGCTGCATCACGAGCAGGACATGCGCAAAATGGGCGGCCTGCGCGACAAGATGCCTGTCGTGTTCTGGACCTTCCTGATTGGCGCAGCCTCGCTGGCGGCCCTGCCCATCATCACCGCTGGTTTCTACAGCAAAGACCAGATTCTGTGGTATGCGCTTGCTGGTGAGAACGGCAACATCTGGCTCTATATAGCCGGCTTGGCGGGCGCGTTCATCACCTCTATTTATACTTTCCGGATGGTGTTCCTCACCTTTTACGGCGAGAGCAAAACACATGTGGGGCACCTGCCCGGCAAGCCTATCACCATCCCCTTAATCATACTTGCTATACTTTCTGTTGTTGGGGGATTTATTGAGTTGCCGCACAACTTCGGACACGTGGTACTGTTCTCCGAATTGCTGGCGCCCGTGCTGCCCGGGATTACAGCCAATGAAATGCTCGCGGCGAATGAGTGGGTGTTCCAGGTGCTGGCAGCCCTGGTATCGCTGGGAGGCATATTTATCGCTTACCTCTTCTACCTGAAGAGCCCGTCGCTGCTACAAAGTATAAAACGTTCGGACACAGCCATGGCCTTGCACCGTTTCTGGCACTCCGGCTGGGGCTTCGATGCGCTGTATGATGCCCTGCTTGTGCGGCCTTACGTGTTCCTCTCCACCCTCAACAAGCGCGATATTATCGACAGCTTTTATACCGGCCTTGCCCGTATGGCCGAGGGCTTCCATGTGATGCTGTCGGCCACGCAAAACGGAGTTTTGCGCAATTACGTGATGGGCATTGTGGTCGGTGCTATTATGATACTAACCCTAAGCCTGCTGCTATGA
- the nuoK gene encoding NADH-quinone oxidoreductase subunit NuoK produces MNTSYMEAALLLAGILFMLGLISVLIRRNIIFMLISVEIMLNAAGLAFIVAGTRWVQPDGQIMFIFILTMAAAEVSVGLALILQIYHQLKTLNSDAANFMKG; encoded by the coding sequence ATGAACACCTCTTATATGGAAGCCGCCCTGCTGCTGGCAGGAATCCTCTTTATGCTTGGCCTCATCAGCGTGCTGATTCGCCGCAACATCATCTTCATGCTCATTTCGGTGGAGATTATGCTGAACGCGGCTGGTCTTGCCTTTATCGTGGCGGGCACACGGTGGGTACAGCCCGACGGACAGATTATGTTCATTTTCATACTTACCATGGCCGCCGCCGAGGTTTCTGTTGGCCTGGCGCTGATTCTCCAGATATACCACCAGCTCAAGACCCTCAACAGCGACGCTGCCAATTTCATGAAAGGATAG
- the nuoJ gene encoding NADH-quinone oxidoreductase subunit J yields MELTFYIAAAVAILSTIMVITRFNLIHALLYLVVSFMAVAVVFFTLGAPFMAALEVIIYAGAIVVLIIFVIMMLNLTQEDVQREKEWLRPSVWVGPAILSAVLLAELVYVFMAGDTVQAGAVVAVDAKVVGLALFGPYVLGVQLSGILLMAGIVGAYHLGRQKKKVIHRFLQERSAAS; encoded by the coding sequence ATGGAACTGACATTTTACATTGCTGCGGCCGTCGCCATCCTCTCCACCATCATGGTGATCACGCGCTTCAACCTGATTCATGCCCTGCTCTACCTGGTGGTGTCATTTATGGCGGTGGCTGTCGTTTTCTTCACACTGGGCGCTCCCTTTATGGCGGCGCTGGAGGTGATTATATATGCGGGAGCCATCGTGGTACTCATCATTTTCGTGATTATGATGCTTAACCTGACTCAGGAGGATGTGCAGCGGGAAAAGGAATGGCTGCGGCCGTCCGTGTGGGTCGGCCCGGCGATTCTGTCGGCGGTGCTGCTGGCCGAGTTGGTGTATGTTTTCATGGCAGGTGACACTGTTCAGGCCGGAGCCGTGGTGGCTGTGGATGCGAAAGTGGTGGGGCTGGCGCTGTTTGGGCCTTATGTGCTGGGGGTGCAATTAAGCGGCATTCTGCTGATGGCGGGAATTGTGGGGGCTTACCATTTGGGCAGGCAGAAGAAGAAAGTTATTCACCGGTTTCTACAGGAAAGGAGCGCCGCCTCATGA
- the nuoI gene encoding NADH-quinone oxidoreductase subunit NuoI translates to MFSLLRSMWLTFLHAFHKRETIQYPEEKVKLAARWRGRIVLTRDPDGGERCVACNLCAAACPVDCISLQATEDETGRRYPDFFRINFSRCIFCGYCEEACPTYAIQLIPDFEMGEYNRQNLVYEKKDLLINSEGKYPGYNYYKVAGMAIGGKGKGEAENEAPPVDIKSLMP, encoded by the coding sequence ATGTTTAGTTTGTTGCGCAGTATGTGGCTCACGTTTCTGCATGCGTTTCATAAGCGCGAAACGATACAATACCCCGAGGAGAAGGTGAAACTGGCGGCGCGGTGGCGTGGCCGGATTGTGCTGACGCGGGACCCGGACGGCGGCGAACGCTGTGTGGCCTGCAACCTCTGCGCCGCCGCATGCCCCGTCGATTGCATCTCGCTGCAGGCCACCGAAGACGAGACCGGCCGCCGCTATCCCGATTTTTTCCGCATCAACTTCTCGCGCTGCATTTTCTGCGGCTACTGCGAGGAAGCCTGCCCCACTTACGCCATCCAACTTATCCCCGACTTTGAAATGGGCGAGTACAACCGCCAGAACCTGGTGTATGAGAAAAAGGATTTGCTCATCAACAGCGAGGGCAAGTACCCCGGCTATAACTATTACAAAGTGGCAGGTATGGCCATCGGTGGAAAAGGAAAAGGCGAGGCCGAAAACGAAGCTCCGCCGGTAGACATCAAAAGCTTAATGCCTTAA
- the nuoH gene encoding NADH-quinone oxidoreductase subunit NuoH yields the protein MEAAAPNYFLIIGGVLLVMLNVAALLIWVERRLLALFQDRYGPNRAGPFGLLIVAADSIKLFFKQDWIPPFADKPVFVLAPAIVVVTVLMSFVVIPFAPGIIVADLNIGLLFFLAMSSMGAYSVILGGWASNNKYSLLGAMRGAAQMISYEVFMGLSLMGVVLLSGSFSLREIVEAQRGLWFFIPQFLGFIIFFIAGIAETHRLPFDVPEAESELVAGFHSEYSGMKFGMFFIGEYMGITLISCMLVTLYFGGWLGPDFLPPILWFILKTLFFLCVFILLRASMPRPRYDQLMEYGWKVLLPLTLLNLMVTAAVVLWLNE from the coding sequence ATGGAAGCAGCAGCCCCAAACTACTTTCTGATTATCGGCGGCGTGCTGCTGGTCATGCTCAACGTGGCAGCCCTGCTCATTTGGGTGGAGCGTCGCTTGCTGGCACTGTTCCAGGACAGGTATGGCCCAAACCGTGCGGGTCCTTTTGGCCTCCTCATCGTGGCCGCCGACTCCATTAAGCTGTTTTTTAAGCAGGACTGGATCCCGCCTTTTGCGGATAAGCCCGTGTTCGTGCTGGCCCCGGCCATTGTGGTGGTCACGGTGCTCATGAGCTTTGTCGTGATTCCGTTTGCGCCGGGCATTATTGTGGCTGATTTAAACATTGGCCTGCTGTTTTTTCTCGCTATGTCGTCAATGGGTGCCTACAGTGTGATATTAGGCGGCTGGGCCTCCAATAACAAGTACAGCTTACTGGGAGCCATGCGCGGCGCGGCGCAGATGATTTCCTACGAAGTATTTATGGGGCTGTCGCTGATGGGCGTGGTGCTGTTAAGCGGTTCCTTCAGCCTGCGGGAGATTGTGGAGGCGCAGCGGGGGCTGTGGTTTTTCATTCCGCAATTCCTTGGCTTCATCATCTTTTTTATCGCCGGCATTGCCGAAACGCACCGCCTGCCATTCGACGTGCCGGAAGCGGAAAGCGAACTGGTGGCCGGTTTTCACTCGGAGTATTCGGGCATGAAGTTCGGCATGTTCTTCATCGGCGAGTATATGGGCATCACCCTTATCTCCTGTATGCTGGTCACGCTATACTTCGGCGGGTGGCTCGGGCCTGATTTCCTGCCACCCATCTTGTGGTTTATCCTGAAGACACTCTTTTTCCTGTGTGTGTTTATCCTGTTGCGCGCTTCCATGCCGCGCCCAAGGTATGACCAGTTAATGGAGTATGGCTGGAAGGTGCTGTTGCCCCTCACACTGCTGAACCTGATGGTAACGGCAGCGGTGGTGCTATGGCTGAATGAGTGA
- the nuoG gene encoding NADH-quinone oxidoreductase subunit NuoG has translation MATIYIDNKPYEVKAGKNLLEACLTLGKDLPYFCWHPAMGSIGACRQCAVKVYKDENDTKGKLFMSCMEQVREGMRISIADMEAKEFRAHVIGWLMTNHPHDCAVCDEGGACHLQDMTVMSGHNYREYRFDKRTYVNQYLGPFLNHEMNRCIQCYRCVRYYKDYAGGKDLDVFAAHNHLYFGRAEDGVLESEFSGNLAEVCPTGVFTDKTLKQHYTRKWDLTMAPSVCHHCSLGCNISAGERYGTIRSITNRYNGELNGYFLCDRGRFGYEFVNSAGRVRKPLVRSHLPEATDKYTALKATASAVKAGRVIGIGSPRASLESNYVLKTLVGEDNFHHGVSDTEHLLVDLALHILRSGAARTPSLREVEKADAVFILGEDLTNTAPMLALAVRQAVRQEPMLEAVSTANIPVWQDAAIRELVQTDKGPLFIAHYTHTKLDELATRTYLDSPDAISRLGFAIANMIHAASPEVKDLSIEEKALAQQIADSLLAAKNPLIISGTSAGSDHVLKAAANIANALCAREKAAGINLVVPECNSMGLAMLGGHKLESAFEAVLNGYADTVIILESDLYRLAGSSEVSQFLDSCSRIIVLDHLHNATTERAHILLPAAPFSEADGTLVNNEGRAQRFFQVHPTPEEIQESWHWLAELGTIMADEQISNWHGYDDIVKAVARDIPELKGVEKAAPASEFRVAGQKIARAPHRFSGRTSMLANINVSEPKPAEDLDSALSYTMEGYRGQPPSSMIPFFWAPGWNSVQSTNKYQQEVGGPLKGGDPGVRLIKPKGTATLSAIVPQHFVPIEGHLYVLPLHHTFGSEELSNQSPSIMQRIPEPYIAVNAADALRMMLAEGQALSFALEGQVYQLPVKITPTIPSGTAGLPVGLPGVRFADLPAWANLNRDIKWKQQPQTTF, from the coding sequence ATGGCAACCATCTATATAGATAACAAACCCTACGAAGTGAAAGCAGGGAAAAACCTGCTCGAAGCCTGCCTCACCCTCGGCAAGGATTTGCCTTATTTCTGCTGGCACCCGGCTATGGGATCCATTGGTGCCTGCCGCCAGTGCGCTGTGAAAGTATATAAAGACGAAAACGACACCAAAGGCAAGCTCTTCATGTCGTGCATGGAGCAGGTGCGGGAGGGCATGCGGATTTCTATCGCGGATATGGAAGCCAAGGAATTTAGGGCGCACGTCATTGGCTGGCTCATGACCAACCACCCGCACGACTGTGCCGTCTGCGACGAAGGCGGTGCCTGTCATTTGCAGGACATGACGGTGATGTCGGGCCACAACTACCGGGAGTACCGCTTCGATAAACGCACTTATGTCAACCAATACCTCGGTCCGTTTCTCAACCATGAGATGAACCGCTGCATCCAGTGCTACCGCTGCGTGCGCTACTATAAAGACTATGCCGGTGGCAAAGACCTGGATGTGTTTGCCGCCCACAACCATCTATACTTTGGCCGCGCGGAAGACGGTGTACTGGAGAGTGAGTTTAGTGGAAACCTCGCTGAAGTATGTCCAACGGGTGTATTCACAGATAAAACACTGAAGCAGCACTATACCCGCAAATGGGATTTAACGATGGCTCCCTCCGTATGCCACCACTGCAGCCTCGGTTGCAACATTTCTGCCGGTGAGCGCTACGGCACCATCCGAAGCATAACTAACCGCTACAACGGCGAGCTAAACGGCTACTTCCTCTGCGACCGTGGCCGCTTTGGCTATGAATTCGTGAACAGCGCAGGCCGTGTCAGAAAGCCACTGGTGCGGAGCCACCTGCCTGAAGCTACCGACAAGTATACTGCCCTGAAAGCAACCGCCTCTGCTGTAAAAGCCGGGCGTGTCATTGGCATCGGCTCCCCAAGGGCTTCGCTCGAATCTAACTATGTGCTGAAGACACTGGTGGGGGAAGATAATTTCCATCACGGCGTATCAGACACCGAACATCTACTGGTGGACCTGGCACTGCACATCCTGCGAAGTGGCGCGGCGCGAACACCGTCCTTAAGAGAAGTTGAGAAAGCCGACGCAGTATTTATCTTGGGTGAGGACTTGACAAATACCGCACCCATGCTGGCGCTGGCTGTTCGGCAGGCGGTAAGGCAGGAGCCCATGCTGGAGGCCGTCTCCACCGCCAATATCCCGGTGTGGCAGGACGCAGCGATACGCGAATTGGTGCAAACGGATAAAGGACCGCTTTTCATCGCCCATTATACCCACACCAAATTGGATGAGCTGGCTACCCGGACATACTTAGATTCGCCGGATGCGATTAGCCGCTTGGGTTTCGCTATCGCCAACATGATTCATGCCGCTTCTCCGGAGGTAAAGGATTTAAGTATCGAGGAAAAGGCGCTGGCGCAACAAATAGCAGACAGTTTGCTGGCAGCTAAAAACCCGCTAATTATTTCAGGCACTTCCGCTGGCAGCGACCATGTGCTAAAAGCCGCCGCCAACATTGCCAATGCCCTATGCGCCCGGGAGAAAGCTGCAGGTATCAACCTGGTGGTGCCTGAGTGCAATAGCATGGGGCTCGCCATGCTCGGTGGCCACAAACTGGAGTCCGCTTTTGAGGCGGTGCTGAACGGCTATGCCGACACTGTCATCATTCTGGAAAGTGACTTGTATCGTTTGGCAGGTTCCTCGGAAGTATCACAATTCCTGGATAGCTGCAGCCGGATTATTGTGCTGGACCACCTCCACAACGCGACTACCGAGCGGGCCCATATCCTTTTACCAGCCGCCCCCTTCTCCGAAGCAGACGGCACGCTCGTCAACAACGAGGGACGGGCGCAGCGCTTTTTCCAGGTGCACCCCACCCCGGAGGAGATACAGGAAAGCTGGCATTGGCTCGCCGAACTGGGCACCATCATGGCGGACGAGCAAATCAGTAACTGGCACGGCTACGATGATATCGTGAAAGCAGTTGCCAGGGACATTCCAGAACTAAAGGGCGTGGAGAAAGCTGCGCCAGCTTCCGAATTCAGGGTTGCCGGACAGAAAATAGCGCGCGCACCGCACCGTTTCAGCGGCCGTACTTCTATGCTGGCGAATATCAACGTGAGCGAGCCAAAGCCCGCCGAAGACCTGGATTCAGCCCTCTCCTATACCATGGAGGGCTACCGCGGACAGCCGCCGTCATCCATGATTCCATTCTTCTGGGCACCTGGCTGGAACTCGGTGCAGTCCACGAACAAATACCAGCAGGAAGTAGGCGGGCCTCTGAAAGGCGGCGATCCGGGCGTGCGATTAATTAAGCCAAAAGGCACTGCAACGCTATCGGCTATTGTACCACAGCATTTTGTACCAATTGAAGGGCACCTGTACGTGCTGCCGCTGCACCATACCTTCGGGTCTGAAGAGTTGAGCAACCAGTCGCCTTCCATCATGCAGCGCATTCCGGAGCCGTATATAGCCGTCAACGCAGCGGATGCCCTCCGGATGATGCTTGCCGAGGGCCAGGCTTTGAGTTTCGCGCTCGAAGGCCAGGTGTATCAACTACCCGTGAAAATAACCCCCACCATACCGAGTGGAACTGCCGGCTTGCCGGTGGGACTGCCTGGTGTTCGATTTGCCGATTTACCTGCCTGGGCCAACCTAAACAGAGACATAAAATGGAAGCAGCAGCCCCAAACTACTTTCTGA